One window from the genome of Streptomyces sp. NBC_00287 encodes:
- a CDS encoding NADP-dependent isocitrate dehydrogenase, which translates to MTDSTIIYTHTDEAPALATYSFLPVVQAYASQAGVAVQTRDISLAGRIIAVFPEYLTEDQRIPDALAELGELAKTPEANIIKLPNISASIPQLKAAIAELQGQGYALPNYPDDPKSDEEREIQARYDKIKGSAVNPVLREGNSDRRAPASVKNYAKTHPHRMGAWTSESKTNVATMGVDDFRSTEKSAVISEAGSLRIELKGDDGSTTVLRESVPVLAGEVVDASVMRVAALREFLTAQVARAKAEGVLFSVHLKATMMKVSDPIIFGHVVRAFFPKTFARYGEQLAAAGLTPNDGLGGIYKGLAGLPEGAEIKASFDAELAEGPALAMVDSDKGITNLHVPSDVIVDASMPAMIRTSGHMWGPDGQEADTLAVLPDSSYAGVYQVAIDDCRANGAYDPSTMGSVPNVGLMAQKAEEYGSHDKTFEIPVTGTVRLVDQNGDVVIEQTVSAGDIFRACQTKDAPIKDWVKLAVTRARATGDPAVFWLDETRAHDANLIAKVKAYLPEHDTEGLDIRILAPVEATKLSVERIRRGENTISVTGNVLRDYLTDLFPILELGTSAKMLSVVPLMAGGGLFETGAGGSAPKHVQQLVKENYLRWDSLGEFFALVPSFEQLAKTTGNARAQVLADTLDRATATFLNEDKSPTRRVGGIDNRGSHFYLSLYWAQELAKQTDDAELAKAFAPLAETLSTNEQKIVEELNAVQGSPAEIGGYYQPDPAKAAAVMRPSATWNETLASLS; encoded by the coding sequence GTGACTGACTCGACCATCATCTATACGCACACTGACGAGGCCCCGGCCCTGGCGACGTATTCCTTCCTGCCGGTGGTCCAGGCATACGCCTCGCAGGCGGGTGTCGCCGTGCAGACGCGGGACATCTCGCTGGCCGGCCGCATCATCGCGGTGTTCCCGGAGTACCTGACCGAGGACCAGCGCATCCCGGACGCCCTCGCCGAGCTCGGTGAGCTCGCGAAGACGCCCGAGGCCAACATCATCAAGCTGCCGAACATCTCGGCGTCGATCCCGCAGCTGAAGGCGGCCATCGCCGAGCTCCAGGGCCAGGGCTACGCGCTGCCGAACTACCCGGACGACCCGAAGAGCGACGAGGAGCGGGAGATCCAGGCCCGCTACGACAAGATCAAGGGTTCCGCCGTGAACCCCGTCCTGCGTGAGGGCAACTCCGACCGCCGCGCCCCCGCCTCGGTCAAGAACTACGCCAAGACCCACCCGCACCGCATGGGCGCCTGGACCTCCGAGTCCAAGACGAACGTGGCGACGATGGGCGTGGACGACTTCCGCTCCACCGAGAAGTCGGCCGTGATCTCCGAGGCCGGTTCGCTGCGGATCGAACTCAAGGGCGACGACGGTTCCACCACCGTGCTGCGTGAGTCGGTGCCGGTCCTCGCGGGTGAGGTCGTCGACGCCTCCGTGATGCGCGTCGCCGCGCTGCGCGAGTTCCTGACCGCGCAGGTCGCCAGGGCCAAGGCCGAGGGCGTGCTGTTCTCCGTGCACCTCAAGGCCACGATGATGAAGGTCTCCGACCCGATCATCTTCGGCCATGTCGTACGCGCCTTCTTCCCGAAGACGTTCGCTCGGTACGGCGAGCAGCTCGCCGCCGCCGGTCTGACCCCGAACGACGGTCTGGGCGGTATCTACAAGGGTCTGGCGGGCCTGCCCGAGGGCGCCGAGATCAAGGCCTCCTTCGACGCCGAGCTGGCCGAGGGCCCGGCCCTCGCGATGGTCGACTCCGACAAGGGCATCACCAACCTGCATGTGCCGTCCGACGTCATCGTCGACGCCTCCATGCCGGCCATGATCCGCACCTCCGGCCACATGTGGGGCCCGGACGGCCAGGAGGCCGACACCCTCGCGGTGCTGCCGGACTCGTCCTACGCCGGCGTCTACCAGGTCGCGATCGACGACTGCCGCGCCAACGGCGCCTACGACCCGTCGACCATGGGCTCGGTCCCGAACGTCGGCCTCATGGCGCAGAAGGCCGAGGAGTACGGCTCCCACGACAAGACCTTCGAGATCCCGGTGACGGGTACGGTCCGCCTGGTCGACCAGAACGGTGACGTGGTCATCGAGCAGACGGTCTCCGCGGGCGACATCTTCCGCGCCTGCCAGACCAAGGACGCGCCGATCAAGGACTGGGTGAAGCTGGCCGTCACCCGGGCCCGTGCCACCGGCGACCCGGCCGTCTTCTGGCTGGACGAGACCCGCGCGCACGACGCCAACCTGATCGCCAAGGTCAAGGCGTACCTGCCGGAGCACGACACCGAGGGCCTGGACATCCGCATCCTGGCTCCGGTCGAGGCCACCAAGCTGTCGGTGGAGCGCATCCGCCGCGGCGAGAACACGATCTCGGTGACGGGCAACGTCCTGCGCGACTACCTCACCGACCTCTTCCCCATCCTGGAGCTGGGCACCAGCGCCAAGATGCTGTCGGTCGTCCCGCTGATGGCGGGCGGCGGTCTGTTCGAGACGGGCGCCGGCGGCTCCGCACCGAAGCACGTCCAGCAGCTCGTCAAGGAGAACTACCTGCGCTGGGACTCGCTCGGCGAGTTCTTCGCCCTGGTCCCCTCCTTCGAGCAGCTGGCGAAGACCACGGGCAACGCCCGGGCCCAGGTCCTCGCCGACACCCTCGACCGCGCCACGGCGACCTTCCTCAACGAGGACAAGTCCCCGACCCGTCGCGTCGGCGGTATCGACAACCGCGGCAGCCACTTCTACCTGTCCCTGTACTGGGCGCAGGAGCTGGCCAAGCAGACCGACGACGCGGAGCTGGCGAAGGCCTTCGCCCCGCTCGCCGAGACGCTCTCGACGAACGAGCAGAAGATCGTCGAGGAGCTGAACGCGGTGCAGGGTTCCCCGGCCGAGATCGGCGGCTACTACCAGCCGGACCCGGCGAAGGCGGCGGCGGTCATGCGCCCGTCGGCCACCTGGAACGAGACGCTGGCGTCCCTGAGCTGA
- a CDS encoding M1 family metallopeptidase — protein sequence MRYRTRVTAPAALIGTAAALTVAPSAHAAPGKSGTPGPETLGDPVYPALGNDGYRVSAYHLDFSYDATTQLVDATATLRIRTTQALTRFSLDALGLDIRAVRVGGRAATFEQAGEKLRITPAVTLPNKAGVTVCVEYSADPRRALAHTGWVPTPDGFAVACQPDSAHTVFPCNDHPVDKADFTFRLTVPTGLRGVASGQLVRTETLAGGRTAYTYRSRSPIATEVVQITVGDYVIKDRQGPHGLPLRDVVPTARAAALEPALALTPALVEWVERRLGAYPFETYGLLPCNSDLAEPFGFTGLETQTLTIYRPKYLLQEESKIGSHMMHELVHSYFGNSVSPATWADLWLNEGHADFYGLLYRYERGWPDSIGLTSMEARMKDTYAKGDQWRSTSGPVAAPNAVNLFDSQRYLGGVLVLYALRQAVGEDAFTALERAFLERYRDSSATTEDYIAVASEVSGQDLSGFLRDWLYGTKTPRMPGHPDWTVNPVMSSPKAGPRRRDGHHDNSATL from the coding sequence ATGAGATATCGCACCAGAGTGACAGCCCCGGCCGCCCTGATAGGCACCGCGGCGGCCCTGACCGTGGCACCTTCGGCCCACGCCGCTCCGGGGAAGAGCGGCACACCGGGCCCCGAGACCCTCGGCGACCCCGTCTACCCCGCCCTCGGGAACGACGGCTACCGCGTCTCGGCGTACCACCTCGATTTCTCCTACGACGCGACGACGCAGCTCGTCGACGCCACCGCGACCCTGCGGATCCGCACCACCCAGGCGCTGACGCGGTTCTCTCTGGACGCCCTCGGCCTGGACATCCGCGCCGTCCGCGTCGGCGGCCGCGCCGCGACCTTCGAGCAGGCCGGCGAGAAGCTGCGCATCACACCGGCCGTCACCCTGCCGAACAAGGCCGGCGTCACCGTCTGCGTGGAGTACTCCGCCGACCCGCGCCGGGCCCTGGCACACACCGGCTGGGTGCCCACCCCGGACGGTTTCGCGGTGGCCTGCCAGCCGGACTCCGCGCACACCGTCTTCCCCTGCAACGACCACCCGGTTGACAAGGCCGACTTCACCTTCCGGCTCACCGTCCCCACCGGGCTGCGCGGCGTCGCGAGCGGGCAGCTCGTGCGCACCGAGACCCTCGCCGGCGGCCGGACCGCGTACACCTACCGCTCCCGCTCGCCGATCGCCACGGAGGTCGTGCAGATCACCGTCGGCGACTACGTCATCAAGGACCGGCAGGGCCCGCACGGGCTGCCGCTCCGGGATGTCGTGCCGACCGCGCGGGCCGCCGCGCTGGAGCCCGCGCTCGCGCTCACCCCGGCCCTCGTCGAATGGGTCGAGCGGCGGCTCGGCGCCTACCCCTTCGAGACGTACGGCCTGCTGCCGTGCAACTCCGATCTCGCGGAGCCCTTCGGCTTCACCGGCCTGGAGACCCAGACGCTCACCATTTACCGGCCGAAGTACCTCCTCCAGGAGGAGTCGAAGATCGGCTCGCACATGATGCACGAGCTGGTCCACTCCTACTTCGGCAACAGCGTCAGCCCCGCCACCTGGGCCGACCTCTGGCTGAACGAGGGCCACGCCGACTTCTACGGGCTGCTCTACCGCTACGAGCGCGGCTGGCCCGACTCGATCGGCCTGACCTCCATGGAAGCGCGGATGAAGGACACCTACGCCAAGGGCGACCAGTGGCGCAGCACGTCCGGTCCGGTGGCCGCGCCGAACGCCGTCAACCTCTTCGACTCCCAGCGCTACCTGGGCGGCGTCCTCGTCCTGTACGCCCTGCGGCAGGCCGTCGGCGAGGACGCCTTCACGGCGCTCGAGCGCGCCTTCCTGGAGCGGTACCGCGACTCGTCGGCGACGACGGAGGACTACATCGCCGTCGCCTCCGAGGTGTCGGGGCAGGACCTGTCGGGCTTCCTGCGGGACTGGCTCTACGGCACGAAGACCCCGCGGATGCCCGGTCACCCGGACTGGACGGTGAACCCGGTGATGTCGTCGCCGAAGGCCGGACCGCGCAGGCGGGACGGCCACCACGACAACTCGGCGACCCTCTAG
- a CDS encoding mechanosensitive ion channel family protein, with protein MKRDLTMDDLVIAGIAVAAGLLAAFLLRMLLRWLGKHADRTRWSGDDLIVDTLRTVVPWAAFLGGAASAGAALPLTKTVQHNVNQILTVLLIFVVTLAVARGIAGVMRTVTQSRPGVAGSATIFVNITRILVLAIGFLVVLQTLGISIAPLLTALGVGGLAVALALQDTLANLFAGIHILASKTVQPGDYIRLSSGEEGYVEDINWRQTTVRNLSNNLVVIPNGELAKTNMTNFMRPEQELTILLQAGVAYDSDLEQVERVTNEVIAEVMTEVEGALPDHEPIIRFHTFGDSRIGFTVILGVGEFSDQYRIKHEFIKRLHKRYRREGIRIPAPARTVALQQGSVAIPQQRGPENEPGELPSARLD; from the coding sequence GTGAAGCGGGATCTCACCATGGACGACCTGGTCATCGCCGGAATCGCCGTGGCCGCCGGCCTGTTGGCGGCGTTTCTGCTCCGGATGCTGCTGCGCTGGCTGGGCAAGCATGCCGACCGGACGCGCTGGAGCGGCGACGATCTCATCGTGGACACGCTGCGGACCGTGGTGCCGTGGGCGGCGTTCCTCGGTGGTGCGGCCTCCGCGGGGGCGGCGCTGCCGCTGACGAAGACGGTTCAGCACAACGTCAATCAGATCCTGACCGTGCTGCTCATCTTCGTGGTGACGCTGGCGGTGGCCCGCGGGATCGCCGGGGTGATGCGGACGGTCACCCAGTCCCGGCCCGGTGTCGCCGGATCGGCCACGATCTTCGTCAACATCACCCGGATCCTGGTCCTGGCCATCGGCTTCCTGGTGGTGCTCCAGACCCTGGGCATCTCCATAGCGCCCCTGCTCACCGCCCTGGGCGTCGGCGGCCTCGCGGTCGCGCTCGCCCTGCAGGACACGCTCGCCAACCTCTTCGCGGGCATCCACATCCTCGCCTCCAAGACCGTCCAGCCCGGTGACTACATCCGGCTGAGCAGTGGTGAGGAGGGCTACGTCGAGGACATCAACTGGCGCCAGACGACGGTCCGTAACCTGTCCAACAACCTGGTCGTGATCCCCAACGGGGAGCTCGCGAAGACGAACATGACCAACTTCATGCGCCCGGAGCAGGAGTTGACGATCCTGCTCCAGGCCGGGGTCGCCTACGACAGCGACCTGGAGCAGGTCGAGCGGGTGACCAACGAGGTCATCGCCGAGGTGATGACGGAGGTCGAGGGCGCCCTCCCGGACCACGAGCCGATCATCCGCTTCCACACCTTCGGCGACTCCCGGATCGGCTTCACCGTCATCCTGGGCGTCGGCGAGTTCAGCGACCAGTACCGGATCAAGCACGAGTTCATCAAGCGCCTGCACAAGCGCTACCGCCGGGAGGGCATCCGCATCCCGGCGCCCGCGCGGACGGTGGCGCTCCAGCAGGGCTCGGTGGCGATTCCGCAGCAGCGCGGCCCGGAGAACGAGCCGGGCGAACTCCCCTCCGCCCGGCTCGACTGA
- a CDS encoding crotonase/enoyl-CoA hydratase family protein, protein MPVRVERQGPVTTVVLSRPEARNAVDGPTAHELADAFRQFEADEEARVAVLWGEGGTFCAGADLKALGTERSNQVTEDGDGPMGPTRMRLSKPVIAAVAGHAVAGGLELALWCDLRVAEEDAVFGVFCRRWGVPLIDGGTVRLPRLIGTSRALDMILTGRPVAAPEAYGMGLVNRVVPTGTSRAEAEALAAEIARFPQSCLRADRASVLDQEGLDETAALRSELRHGVGVLAESLEGAARFAAGAGRHGAFGDL, encoded by the coding sequence ATGCCCGTCCGCGTCGAACGCCAAGGCCCCGTCACCACGGTCGTCCTGTCCCGCCCCGAGGCCCGCAACGCCGTCGACGGACCGACCGCCCACGAACTGGCCGACGCCTTCCGCCAGTTCGAGGCGGACGAGGAGGCGCGGGTGGCGGTGCTGTGGGGTGAGGGCGGGACGTTCTGCGCGGGCGCGGACCTCAAGGCGCTCGGCACCGAACGGAGCAACCAGGTCACGGAGGACGGCGACGGCCCGATGGGCCCGACCCGGATGCGGCTGTCCAAGCCGGTGATCGCGGCGGTCGCCGGGCACGCCGTGGCCGGAGGCCTGGAGCTGGCCCTCTGGTGCGATCTGCGGGTCGCCGAGGAGGACGCCGTCTTCGGCGTGTTCTGCCGCCGCTGGGGCGTCCCGCTGATCGACGGCGGAACGGTACGGCTGCCCCGGCTGATCGGCACGAGCCGCGCGCTGGACATGATCCTGACGGGACGGCCGGTGGCGGCGCCGGAGGCGTACGGGATGGGGTTGGTCAATCGGGTGGTCCCCACGGGCACGTCCCGCGCGGAGGCCGAGGCGCTGGCCGCCGAGATCGCCCGCTTCCCGCAGTCCTGCTTGCGCGCGGACCGGGCGTCGGTGCTTGACCAGGAGGGCCTGGACGAGACGGCCGCGTTGCGGTCGGAACTCCGGCACGGAGTCGGGGTGTTGGCGGAGAGCCTGGAGGGGGCGGCGCGGTTCGCTGCGGGGGCGGGGCGGCACGGGGCCTTCGGGGACCTGTAG
- a CDS encoding SDR family oxidoreductase — protein MAVRGTGEPVAVVTGGNRGIGLEVVRQLAERGYRVVLGARDEAKGRAAAARVDPGGERVSAVRLDVSDDASVTAMAAWVTERLGRTDVVVNNAAILYDTWARARSADLDEVQRALDTNLFGAWRVTQALLPLLERSPHPRVVNVSSEEGSLAGMRGGTPAYSVSKAALNALTRLLAGELGPQRVLVNAVCPGWTDTDMGRGGRPVPEGAAGVVWAATLPDDGPTGGFFRDGRPVPW, from the coding sequence ATGGCGGTACGGGGTACGGGCGAGCCCGTCGCGGTGGTGACCGGTGGCAACCGCGGCATCGGGCTCGAAGTCGTCCGGCAGCTCGCGGAGCGCGGATACCGGGTCGTCCTCGGGGCGCGGGACGAGGCCAAGGGGCGGGCCGCGGCCGCGCGGGTCGATCCCGGCGGGGAGCGGGTGAGCGCCGTACGGCTCGATGTCTCCGACGACGCGAGCGTCACCGCCATGGCCGCCTGGGTGACCGAGCGCCTCGGCCGTACCGATGTCGTCGTCAACAACGCCGCGATCCTCTACGACACCTGGGCACGGGCCCGCTCCGCCGACCTCGACGAGGTGCAGCGGGCCCTGGACACCAACCTTTTCGGCGCCTGGCGGGTCACCCAGGCCCTGCTCCCGCTGCTGGAGCGCAGCCCGCATCCCCGCGTGGTCAACGTCAGCAGCGAGGAGGGCTCGCTCGCCGGGATGCGCGGCGGCACCCCCGCGTACAGCGTCTCCAAGGCCGCGCTGAACGCCCTCACGCGGCTGCTTGCCGGTGAACTCGGGCCTCAGCGGGTGCTGGTGAACGCCGTCTGCCCAGGTTGGACCGACACCGATATGGGCCGCGGCGGGCGTCCGGTGCCCGAGGGGGCCGCCGGAGTCGTATGGGCGGCCACGCTGCCGGACGACGGACCGACCGGCGGATTCTTCCGCGACGGCAGGCCGGTCCCTTGGTGA
- a CDS encoding lysylphosphatidylglycerol synthase transmembrane domain-containing protein, whose product MTAVQLPAPPKGRRPRRVPVRQILCLLPLVLVAVVAVQHRAVLAEGFAHLGTAEWPWLLAAAGATCLTWVAAACSRQGAVVERLPSARLLATQFAAGAANHLLPTGLGASAVNLRFMTVCGLPLARSSAAIALYLLAESIGRVALLAALLLAFPDALRLSSLLPEGAVGPLLLGVAAVLFVTAGVLALIRRVRTTVLSFLRTALGEARSVHTRASRALALWGGAFAFPALQAAGLVAVGEALGLDVPPLHMAVAYLAATVAVALIPTPGGLGSVEAALIVALVAAGGSAAVATAVVLAYRIITVWLPILPGALTLGALVRWKVI is encoded by the coding sequence GTGACAGCCGTTCAACTCCCCGCCCCGCCCAAGGGACGACGCCCCCGACGCGTCCCCGTCCGGCAGATCCTGTGTCTGCTTCCGCTCGTGCTGGTCGCGGTGGTGGCGGTGCAGCACCGCGCCGTGCTCGCCGAGGGCTTCGCGCATCTGGGCACCGCCGAGTGGCCCTGGCTGCTGGCGGCGGCCGGCGCCACCTGTCTGACGTGGGTGGCCGCGGCCTGCTCCCGGCAGGGTGCCGTGGTCGAACGGCTGCCCTCGGCCCGGCTGCTCGCCACGCAGTTCGCGGCGGGCGCCGCCAACCATCTGCTGCCGACGGGGCTGGGCGCCAGCGCGGTCAATCTGCGGTTCATGACGGTGTGCGGGCTGCCGCTCGCCCGCTCCTCGGCGGCCATCGCGCTCTATCTCCTCGCCGAGTCCATAGGCCGGGTGGCCCTGCTGGCGGCGCTGCTCCTGGCGTTCCCCGACGCGCTACGGCTCAGCAGCCTGCTGCCGGAGGGGGCGGTGGGCCCGCTGCTGCTGGGAGTGGCGGCGGTCCTGTTCGTGACAGCCGGCGTCCTGGCGCTGATCCGCCGGGTGCGCACGACCGTGCTCTCCTTCCTGCGCACCGCGCTCGGCGAGGCCCGCTCGGTGCACACGCGCGCGTCCCGGGCGCTGGCGCTGTGGGGCGGCGCGTTCGCGTTCCCCGCCCTCCAGGCGGCCGGACTGGTCGCGGTGGGCGAGGCGCTCGGCCTCGACGTGCCGCCCCTGCACATGGCGGTCGCCTACCTCGCCGCGACGGTCGCGGTCGCGCTGATCCCCACCCCGGGCGGTCTCGGCTCGGTCGAGGCGGCGCTGATCGTGGCGCTGGTGGCGGCGGGCGGGTCGGCGGCCGTGGCGACGGCGGTGGTGCTGGCGTACCGGATCATCACGGTGTGGCTGCCGATCCTGCCCGGCGCGTTGACGCTGGGGGCGCTGGTGCGCTGGAAGGTGATCTGA
- a CDS encoding ABC transporter ATP-binding protein: MSMETTAWTQLHTVMNAEEERRPFARDTLRRIGAFARPHRRRIAQFVVLGVITALLAVATPVLAGGVVNAIVSGGDEGKVVRLALLIALIAVVEAALGILARRLSATLGEGLILDLRTAVFDHVQRMPVAFFTRTRTGALVSRLNNDVIGAQRAFSNTLSGVVSNFVTLLLTLVVMLTLSWQITLLALVLLPVFVIPARRMGRRMARMQREAATLNAAMGTRMTERFSAPGATLVKLFGRPEQESEEFAARARRVADIGIRTATAQSAFITALTLVSALALALVYGLGGFFALRGSLEPGAVVALALLLTRLYAPLTALAGARVEVMSALVSFERVFEVLDLEPLIQDRPDAKDIPEGPVSVEFTDVRFGYPSADKVSLASLEEVASLDTRGGSEVLRGLSFRAEPGQTVALVGSSGAGKSTIASLLPRLYDVDGGAVRLGGVDVREVSARSLRATLGMVTQDGHLFHDTVRANLLLARPAASDEELWDALRRARLDHLVRALPDGLDTVVGERGYRLSGGERQRMTIARLLLARQRVVILDEATAHLDNTSEAAVQEALAEALEGRTALVIAHRLSTVRAADQILVVEDGRIVERGTHDELLAADGRYAELYRTQFEERPGEVEAAA; the protein is encoded by the coding sequence ATGAGCATGGAGACCACAGCGTGGACACAGCTGCACACCGTCATGAACGCCGAGGAGGAGCGCCGCCCGTTCGCCCGCGACACGCTGCGCCGCATCGGCGCCTTCGCCCGCCCCCACCGCAGACGCATCGCGCAGTTCGTCGTGCTCGGAGTGATCACCGCGCTGCTCGCCGTGGCGACGCCCGTGCTGGCCGGCGGCGTCGTCAACGCGATCGTGTCGGGCGGCGACGAGGGCAAGGTCGTACGGCTCGCCCTGCTGATCGCCCTCATCGCGGTCGTGGAGGCCGCGCTCGGCATCCTCGCCCGGCGGCTTTCGGCGACGCTCGGGGAGGGACTCATCCTCGATCTGCGGACGGCCGTGTTCGATCATGTGCAGCGCATGCCGGTCGCGTTCTTCACACGTACCCGTACGGGAGCGCTCGTCTCCCGTCTCAACAACGACGTCATCGGCGCCCAGCGGGCCTTCAGCAACACCCTCTCCGGGGTGGTGAGCAACTTCGTCACCCTGCTGCTCACCCTCGTCGTCATGCTCACCTTGTCCTGGCAGATCACCCTGCTCGCGCTGGTGCTGCTCCCGGTTTTCGTGATCCCGGCCCGCCGCATGGGCCGCCGGATGGCCCGGATGCAGCGGGAGGCGGCCACCCTCAACGCGGCGATGGGCACCCGGATGACCGAGCGCTTCTCCGCCCCCGGCGCCACCCTCGTCAAGCTCTTCGGCCGCCCCGAGCAGGAGTCCGAGGAGTTCGCGGCCCGCGCCCGCCGCGTCGCCGACATCGGGATCCGCACCGCCACCGCCCAGTCGGCGTTCATCACCGCCCTGACCCTGGTCTCCGCCCTCGCGCTCGCCCTGGTCTACGGCCTCGGCGGCTTCTTCGCCCTGCGCGGCAGCCTCGAACCCGGCGCCGTCGTCGCGCTCGCCCTGCTCCTGACCCGGCTGTACGCCCCGCTGACCGCCCTCGCCGGAGCGCGCGTCGAGGTGATGAGCGCCCTCGTCAGCTTCGAGCGCGTCTTCGAGGTGCTCGACCTCGAACCCCTCATCCAGGACAGGCCCGACGCCAAGGACATCCCCGAGGGCCCGGTCTCCGTGGAGTTCACCGACGTCCGCTTCGGCTACCCGTCCGCCGACAAGGTCTCCCTCGCCTCCCTGGAGGAGGTCGCCTCGCTCGACACCCGCGGCGGCTCCGAGGTCCTGCGCGGCCTCTCCTTCCGCGCCGAGCCCGGACAGACGGTCGCGCTGGTCGGCTCCTCCGGCGCCGGCAAGTCGACGATCGCGAGCCTGCTGCCCCGGTTGTACGACGTCGACGGCGGCGCCGTACGTCTCGGCGGCGTCGACGTCCGCGAGGTGAGCGCCCGTTCCCTGCGCGCGACCCTCGGCATGGTCACCCAGGACGGCCATCTGTTCCACGACACGGTCCGCGCCAACCTGCTGCTGGCCCGCCCCGCCGCGAGCGACGAGGAGCTGTGGGACGCCCTGCGCCGCGCCCGCCTCGACCACCTCGTCCGCGCCCTGCCCGACGGCCTGGACACGGTGGTCGGTGAGCGCGGCTACCGGCTCTCGGGCGGTGAGCGTCAGCGGATGACCATCGCCCGGCTGCTGCTGGCCCGGCAGCGCGTCGTCATCCTCGACGAGGCCACCGCCCACCTTGACAACACCTCCGAGGCCGCCGTCCAGGAGGCCCTCGCCGAGGCGCTGGAGGGCAGGACCGCACTCGTCATCGCGCACCGCCTGTCGACGGTACGGGCGGCCGACCAGATCCTGGTGGTCGAGGACGGCCGGATCGTGGAACGCGGCACCCACGACGAACTGCTGGCGGCGGACGGCCGGTACGCCGAGCTGTACCGGACGCAGTTCGAGGAGCGGCCCGGCGAGGTCGAGGCGGCGGCGTAG